A window of Dysidea avara chromosome 1, odDysAvar1.4, whole genome shotgun sequence genomic DNA:
TTAAAGCCTTCAGCCTTGCATGTGCTTTCTGTATACAACAATCGGTAATTATAAAGTAAACCTAATAATGCTTTGAAACATACATTATGTCTTCTTTGACGCCTACGGGCAGCTTTAGATGTAGATTGCTGTTTGCCCCTTTGTATCCTTTGATGGGCACTCTTTCGTGACTTAAAATATGTCCTAGCAGCACCTATCAATATCATGTGTCCATAAAGCCATAGCAAATTCACACTATCATACTTACGTTTTATTAACGAAACATCATACTGAGAATCTTGAGCAACTACCTTGACATTGCGGGTTATTGAGCTGTTTACATCCTTATTGGACTGATCATCAAAGCTATACGTATCCAATAAAAGTATGGACGTACATTGATAGCAACATATTCATACCTGACTGCATAATTCCATTCACATTCTTCTTTGTCCACCATTTTCTTACATACATCTCGAACAAGAGTCTGAAATTGCAAGAGACATGTTTACATAATGCACACTGTTATATAGCACCTCACACTAAGTTCTCGGGGCACATTTGTGAGCTTAATACCAGCAGGATTCCCTTTTTCCTTCATCTGCTGCTTTAACATCTCTTCAATTCTAGCTGATGACGATTGCAGCTTTTATTGCCGTTCTTGGAGATCTTTTATTGCCTGTGAAACATCGATGTCCCTATTGAGATGGTCAACATTGGACAATGAGCATTACAATGGCAGTACTAACCCTGAGTCAGAAATTGGATCGTTATCACTTATTCCATGAGAGTGAAGACCAGGTGTGGATCTTGGTGTGGATATTGGTGTGGATGTAGTTGCTCGAGATGTTGATGGAGGTGTCCCGTTTCTTGTGCAGTTACTACTAGTGCTGGTAGTTGGCCGAAATATTCCTCCATTAGCAGAAACGGCGCGGCTGGTGCTTGAAGTCGAAGCAGGTGACTCGGAGCTATCCACGATTCTCCGTAACGGAGGAATAAACGCGTCCCTAGGGTTACACTTCTTGACGGATGGCGGTTTCTCTCGGGTGTATCACTAAAAGAGAAGATTGGCGTTCTTTCCTGCGAGCTTCTTCTTGCCATCTTAAAAACGTCCAGCTGCCTAGCAGGTGCAGAGTTCACGTGGCATCAAATACTAGGGGTTACTATTGACAACCATCTCGGACCACAATAATACAAATGGCGACGTTTCCGAGGAAACGAACACGGCATTGTGGCCATTGTGATCAAGACGTTAGCCATCGTGTTTACAAGAGGCATAAAGAGCAATATTATGATTTTAATAATCGCACTTGGACACAACGCAAACAGAGACAGTTTGATGATGATCATGATGAAGTCGTGCTGAATGACGTCATTGGAGCAGGTTCGAGTGCAGGTGAACATTCCGACTCACTATGCATGAACCAATGACATAATACTGTGCCAACTGTTACACTGAATGAGATTTTCAAAGtacacagctagctagctactgtacactgtatagctagctattgtgtttTTCCTGCCGCGGCAAGGCAACTGATGAATCTGTCAATTTTGTGATCTCACTTTGCTGTTGAGGAATTTTCTTGGTAATAGAACACTTTAGTATAGAATTACTATCTGACTATGGATTTTATGTGAAGTTAGCTAATTAATGTTTCCACAAATTGAAATGTGCATGCGCACAAGTCATAATACAAGCACATGTACTAATGCATCAGAATGGAGTTGGAGAATCTGTATAGAGATGTGACAGCTATGCTATAAATTAATCTTAACATAACGTTTAAGTGTCAAATACCATTAGCCCCTAATGctacacatatagctagctactgtaatcCTTTGACAATATAGAAGCATATATTCTTCAAATAGTGTTGTTCCTTAGTCACTTCACTTTCTTTAGCAGTTACTgcaatagctacagtgtatactgtatacaaaaataataaggtTGTTGGTCTAAGTCCTCCTCCTTAATTTTATTATGATGTTATGCATAGGAAATAAGATTGTTTATGTATGCAGCTGATGACATGTTCCTAAACTAGTTTAAATTGTTCATTTCGTAATTTTACTTTCTTGCGTACGTGTGCGCACACAGCAAATATTATTGATTAACCTACAGTAGGTATCATACTTTATCTCCTGACCTAGTGCTTTAGCATTCaagtggtttgtatgaggctttacggtgaaaatacatgtatttatttcCTTAGAGGCTACAGACTGGAATGATTACAGTGATATTGATTGCTCGTGCTGTGAAGATCATCATAATGCTTCTATTCATGAAGCAGGTACAGATGAAATAGTTGAGGAGCATTGGGATGTCTCTAGTGAAAGTATAGATAGAGATTTTCATGTTTGTGAAGAAGATATAACTAAAGAAGATACCCACTTATGGAGGAATAATGTTAACCCGCAGCCACCTGAAACTAACAGAATTGGGATGTTGCTTTTATCTTTTCTACTTTTATGGACGTCATTTTATGGAATTTCAGCAGCAGCTCTAAACCATCTAGTTCAATTTCTACATTCTATTTTCTCCCTGCTAGCTCCTCTTTCACCACCTATAGCTGCATTGTTGGATATTTTCCTAGCTCTCTATACAAATTAAAGAAAATGTTTGATCTGTCAACCGATCCATTTGAGAAATATGTAATGGCTGTCCTCAATGTAGTTCTTTGTATACTCAAAAAGAATGTTTACAAAAAAGCCTAAGTGGCATTATAAGTGCTAAGCCCTGTAATCACATTGACTTCAGAAATCACCTGTTTTCATTTTGCAGGAATCCTTGTGGTCACACACTCTTAAAAGAAGTGATTACTAAAACTGGTAAAAAGTTTTATCCAATCAAGAGTTATTATCCTCTTGCAAAAAGCATATCATTTGTTTTACGCCAACACAACTTAATGGATCAATGTGAACACTGGAGATCTCGCAATATTTCAGAAAacaattttgcagatatttATGATGGGAGAGTATGGAAAGAGTTTATGAATTATGATGGCAAGCCATTTCTTTCCAGACCATACAATCTAGGATCGATGCTTAACTGTGATTGGTTCCAACCCTTTGATTTAAGTACTTACAGCGTTGGAGTCTTTTACTTGATAATTTTAAACCTTCCACGTACCATCCGATTTAAACCTGaaaatattttgattgcagGAATAATTCCTGGACCTGGAGAACCTAGTTACAATGAAATAAACTCATATTTAAGACCCCTTGTTAAAGAACTTAACTTTCTATGGACTGATGGGTTCACGATGATGCACAATAAGTCAGTAGTTGTTCGAGCTGCTCTGTTGGCTACTGTGTGTGATGTACCTGCAACTGCAAAGATTGGAGGATTTGTAGGTCATATGTCCAAACACGCTTGCTGGAAATGTTCAAAAGAATTTCCATACATCTGGACTTTGTTGTTTTCTCCACTTGTGTTGCATAATTATCTACCTCAAGATCACCTAGATTGTTGGCAATCATACACTTCTGCTTGTGAGATTTATTGCTCTTCAACACTAACATTAGATGACATCGACAGAGCAGAAGAGTTGATGAAATGCTTTTTCACATCAGCTGAATCGCTCTATGGTGCCCCCTTTTTAACAATTAACACTCATTTACATTTACATCTCCCTGACATTTTTAAAGACTATGGCCCATGCTACGGATACTGGCTATTTAGCTTTGAACGCTATAATGGCATTTTGGGAAAGTATCATACCAATCAACTTTCTGTTGAAGTTCAATTAATGCGTAGGTTTATCGAGAATGCACACATTAGAAACATTGCTAGACGTTACGCACTATCTCCAGAGCATTGTTCTATTTTCAAAACCTTGCTAGGTGCCACAAGTAGTGGTTCTGCATCGGACACTGTGTTTGGCCAAACAATTTATCCAGCGGTAGCTGGTGATTTTACTGATTTTTCTTCATTGCAAACCGGCACGATTGAATTTTTGTCACCTTTTATATTATACCATTTTGATCATACTTTCAACTTGAGAAGATGCTACTAGAAATTTATTCCAGATGTAGATGTGCTAGAAATTCCACAACTTTGTCGCACATACAAAAAGGCAATGTGGTTTACCCAATATCTAAAAAGCTCCAAGTATCCTAAGGAAGTACAAACTTGCATTTTAGCTCACTGGGTAGGGAGAGATGGACAGATAATTGATGCAGCTGCTGGTGACTTATCATCTTGTGGTAGGATAGAATATTTTTTCAGCCAGCGGCTATTGCTTACCAATGGCCAGTACACTGAGACAAGAATGACCTGTGTAAAGTGGTTTCAACAACATGATCTTAGGCACGTCTTAATGACACCAGCTCAACTTTGGCATGAAAATTCCTTTAAGGCATTCGGTCCTGCATCATTTATTCCAATGGAGAAAGTACTGGAAATCTGTGTCTCTAGATTCAGAAATGGTAATTGCTGTAAATTCTTTGAGAAAAAAAATGTTTCtataaaaatattattactCCATGAAATATGTAACCAATTATGTTTTGTATGCTTATCTGTTCATGTACTTGATAATTAGTTATGTGTTAGTAAAAAGTAAAGGTATTCTCTAACTATGTACATATTCAGTCAATAAGAAACGTATGCATGCCAGTTTGTAGACTTGCG
This region includes:
- the LOC136260811 gene encoding uncharacterized protein, encoding MLKQQMKEKGNPAGIKLTNVPRELSTLVRDVCKKMVDKEECEWNYAVSFDDQSNKDVNSSITRNVKVVAQDSQYDVSLIKRAARTYFKSRKSAHQRIQRGKQQSTSKAARRRQRRHNKAHARLKALNLSKSIDAERKEKIRAILTVDFMSSDESEVDSVSTEHPDSSSSEDDREQQSSKKKLIRKKLSWRSQELQSVFNSLDRQLERRRSDRAKAMCLEIKVEGVSDRRQPDNAPEWAIELFS